The following are encoded together in the Pseudomonas xantholysinigenes genome:
- a CDS encoding alpha/beta fold hydrolase has protein sequence MPAVTVQTHWIETPQGRLHAQTWTPAKAHPVPIILVHDSLGCVALWRDFPEQLAQASGHPVIAYDRLGFGRSDAHPGHLRPGFVEAEAGEGFAALLAQRTIGPFIVFGHSVGGGMAIACAATHGQRCRGVITESAQAFVEARTVDGIRAAEQQFAEPGQLQRLQRYHGDKAEWVLRAWIDNWLSADFANWHLDQPLAELRCPLLSLHGDQDEFGSLAHPRRLARLAAGSVQVQVLEGGGHVPHRQQPGWVLEAVVGFLRHSIS, from the coding sequence ATGCCCGCTGTCACCGTGCAAACCCACTGGATCGAAACCCCGCAAGGGCGTCTCCACGCCCAGACCTGGACCCCAGCCAAGGCCCACCCTGTCCCCATCATCCTGGTGCATGACTCGCTAGGCTGCGTGGCGCTGTGGCGTGACTTTCCCGAGCAATTGGCCCAGGCCAGCGGGCACCCGGTCATCGCCTATGACCGCCTTGGTTTTGGCCGTTCCGACGCCCATCCCGGCCACCTGCGCCCGGGCTTCGTCGAGGCCGAAGCCGGCGAGGGGTTTGCCGCGCTGCTGGCGCAGAGGACGATCGGCCCGTTCATCGTGTTTGGCCACAGTGTCGGTGGCGGCATGGCCATTGCGTGCGCCGCCACCCATGGGCAGCGCTGCCGTGGCGTGATCACCGAGTCGGCCCAGGCGTTCGTCGAGGCGCGCACCGTGGATGGGATTCGCGCCGCCGAGCAGCAGTTTGCCGAACCGGGCCAGTTGCAGCGATTGCAGCGTTACCACGGCGACAAGGCCGAGTGGGTGCTGCGGGCCTGGATCGACAACTGGCTTTCAGCGGATTTCGCCAATTGGCACCTCGACCAGCCGCTGGCTGAACTGCGTTGCCCGTTGTTGAGCCTGCACGGTGACCAGGATGAGTTCGGTAGCCTGGCGCATCCGCGGCGCCTTGCCCGGCTGGCTGCAGGGTCGGTGCAGGTGCAGGTGTTGGAGGGCGGCGGGCATGTGCCGCATCGGCAGCAGCCGGGCTGGGTGCTGGAGGCCGTGGTGGGCTTTTTGCGGCACTCGATTTCATAA
- a CDS encoding VOC family protein, with protein MPAFEILHIDHIVLRVADLERSLRFYHDLLGCPIRRRRETLGMIHLAAGASLIDLVAVDGPLGQQGGPGPGTAGHNLDHFCLRIEPFDEAALSRMLQDAGVEVQAAQPRYGAEGEGLSLYCFDPDGNRVELKGAAGE; from the coding sequence ATGCCTGCTTTCGAGATTCTGCATATCGACCATATCGTGTTGCGGGTTGCCGACCTGGAACGCAGCTTGAGGTTCTATCACGACTTGCTGGGCTGCCCGATACGCAGGCGGCGCGAAACGCTGGGAATGATCCACCTGGCGGCGGGTGCCAGCCTGATCGACCTGGTGGCGGTCGATGGACCGCTGGGCCAGCAAGGCGGGCCGGGGCCCGGGACCGCGGGGCATAACCTCGATCATTTCTGCCTGCGCATCGAGCCGTTTGATGAGGCAGCGTTGAGCCGGATGTTGCAGGACGCCGGGGTCGAGGTACAGGCGGCGCAGCCGCGCTATGGTGCCGAGGGCGAGGGGCTGTCGTTGTACTGCTTTGATCCTGATGGGAATCGGGTCGAGCTGAAGGGCGCGGCCGGGGAGTGA
- a CDS encoding UvrD-helicase domain-containing protein, whose product MPADSICNGVTVPHEHPQAPADLTPPAQLPWLRRLAARLLGRGLSRLQAQHRDSWFLGHATGQRNGHADGLREGYERGRVDGYEAGRQVLIIRDTRPDHAGVPGQDDKLFDDWRLPLTAELKKRFKADVAQRLPAAAQPSAAQWKLIFSDTPSTCVVAGAGAGKSTSLVLRILLLRHYLGFELDALTVVTFTRESRKDFIQRLLQVFALWQVELSPTQGRELVRTFHSRILPLVRSLPGFAQMRAFETLGNEMPAGAEANAESNPFDLRLNDAQRQQLNLCYRDLLADSPRFAELVGSLRQEALLLKPLDPEHPDVQKRAQVTQLAAQRDEELCDVIEDLWFAAGAWPIKGIEPCRETVQIRGSQFHVHGRLEGLDAWVVLGFDPSESGQYQRPGAKLAVRAEWAVKRTLFQAFCDKPLIWLDNYAAARRLAASLAGDAVAGPGFEYKVKGELAPAPLLDAFVSAAGFIENLGLDVNAAVAAMSFAPGDSDAAFFEALALYWKAFEAHLLAQSPPVMTYNRMFALFGENNPENLALLPDPLLRPLAHLMIDEFQDVSPQIVSWLRASLAEIRRRGPAMHTGRVAQHSSLMCVGDDWQSIYGWRGSSPSYFMAFTKAFPSPANTRVMLVENYRSQQHIIDAAEHLVKGAPAISGKKARASGPAAELPLSPVKVFERDEAALAQTLIEHYQQGDSVMMLFRKTSDKLLIEQHLMPVIKADSSLPPGQRRLRQLTYHSAKGLQADAVFMLGDCQYLTSSPYKNQVYRLAGLGKPGDAQAFDTAQKEEVQRLAYVAVTRAVKHCYWHVEKPSAEAAAQPRASSQVQGRLSFFEDLRGQ is encoded by the coding sequence ATGCCTGCTGATTCGATTTGCAACGGAGTGACCGTGCCCCACGAGCATCCCCAGGCCCCGGCCGACCTGACCCCGCCCGCCCAGCTGCCCTGGCTGCGCCGCCTCGCCGCGCGCCTGCTGGGCCGAGGCCTGAGCCGCCTGCAGGCGCAGCATCGCGACTCCTGGTTCCTTGGGCATGCCACCGGCCAGCGCAATGGCCATGCCGACGGCCTGCGCGAAGGTTACGAGCGCGGTCGGGTGGACGGTTACGAGGCCGGACGCCAAGTGCTAATCATCCGCGATACCCGCCCGGATCACGCCGGGGTACCAGGCCAGGACGACAAACTATTCGACGACTGGCGCCTGCCATTGACGGCGGAATTGAAAAAGCGCTTCAAGGCCGATGTGGCCCAGCGCCTGCCTGCGGCGGCCCAGCCGAGCGCGGCGCAGTGGAAGCTGATCTTCTCCGACACACCGTCCACCTGCGTGGTAGCCGGGGCCGGCGCGGGCAAATCGACCTCGCTGGTGCTGCGTATCCTGCTGCTGCGCCATTACCTGGGCTTCGAACTCGACGCCCTGACCGTGGTGACCTTCACCCGCGAGTCGCGCAAGGACTTCATCCAGCGCCTGCTGCAGGTGTTCGCCCTGTGGCAGGTCGAGCTGTCGCCGACCCAGGGCCGCGAGCTGGTGCGTACCTTCCACTCGCGCATCCTGCCGCTGGTGCGCAGCCTGCCGGGCTTTGCCCAGATGCGCGCGTTCGAGACCCTGGGCAACGAGATGCCCGCGGGCGCCGAGGCCAACGCCGAGAGCAATCCCTTCGACCTGCGCCTGAACGATGCCCAACGCCAACAGCTGAACCTGTGCTATCGCGACCTGCTGGCCGACAGCCCTCGCTTCGCCGAGCTGGTCGGCAGCCTGCGCCAGGAAGCGCTGCTGCTCAAACCGCTGGACCCGGAACACCCGGATGTGCAGAAGCGTGCGCAGGTCACCCAGCTGGCGGCCCAGCGCGACGAGGAGCTGTGCGATGTGATCGAGGACCTGTGGTTCGCCGCTGGCGCCTGGCCGATCAAGGGCATCGAACCGTGCCGCGAGACCGTGCAGATCCGTGGCAGCCAATTTCATGTGCATGGGCGCCTGGAAGGCTTGGATGCCTGGGTGGTGCTGGGCTTTGATCCCAGCGAAAGCGGCCAGTACCAGCGCCCCGGCGCTAAGCTGGCGGTGCGCGCGGAATGGGCGGTAAAGCGCACCCTGTTTCAAGCTTTCTGCGATAAGCCATTGATATGGCTAGATAACTATGCGGCGGCCAGGCGCTTGGCTGCGTCCTTGGCGGGGGACGCCGTTGCCGGTCCTGGCTTTGAATATAAGGTCAAGGGCGAGCTGGCTCCGGCGCCGCTGCTCGATGCATTCGTCAGCGCCGCAGGCTTTATCGAGAACCTTGGCCTGGACGTCAACGCGGCAGTGGCTGCCATGAGCTTTGCGCCCGGTGACAGCGACGCCGCCTTCTTCGAGGCCCTGGCCCTGTACTGGAAAGCCTTCGAAGCGCACCTGCTGGCCCAGTCGCCGCCGGTGATGACCTACAACCGCATGTTCGCCCTGTTTGGCGAGAACAACCCGGAAAACCTGGCGCTGCTGCCCGATCCGCTGCTGCGCCCATTGGCACACCTGATGATCGATGAATTCCAGGACGTCTCACCGCAGATCGTCAGCTGGCTGCGCGCCAGTCTGGCAGAAATCCGCCGACGCGGTCCGGCCATGCATACTGGCCGGGTGGCGCAGCATTCGTCGCTGATGTGCGTGGGGGACGACTGGCAGTCGATCTACGGCTGGCGCGGCAGCTCGCCGAGCTATTTCATGGCGTTCACCAAGGCCTTCCCATCGCCGGCCAACACCCGGGTGATGCTGGTGGAGAACTACCGCAGCCAGCAGCACATCATTGATGCCGCTGAGCACCTGGTCAAAGGCGCGCCGGCCATCAGCGGCAAGAAGGCGCGTGCCAGCGGCCCGGCGGCCGAGCTGCCCTTGTCGCCGGTGAAAGTGTTCGAACGGGACGAAGCGGCGTTGGCGCAGACCCTGATCGAGCATTATCAACAGGGTGATTCGGTGATGATGTTGTTTCGAAAAACAAGCGATAAGTTATTGATAGAACAGCATTTAATGCCTGTTATTAAAGCTGATTCTAGCTTGCCGCCCGGCCAGCGCCGCCTGCGCCAACTGACCTATCACAGCGCCAAAGGGCTGCAGGCCGATGCCGTGTTCATGCTCGGTGACTGCCAGTACCTGACCAGTTCGCCCTACAAGAACCAGGTCTATCGCCTGGCTGGCCTGGGCAAGCCAGGCGATGCCCAGGCCTTCGACACGGCGCAGAAGGAAGAGGTGCAGCGGCTGGCCTATGTGGCGGTCACCCGGGCGGTCAAGCACTGCTACTGGCATGTCGAGAAACCCAGCGCCGAGGCCGCCGCGCAACCTCGCGCCTCGAGCCAGGTGCAGGGGCGTTTGTCGTTCTTCGAGGATCTGCGCGGTCAGTAG
- a CDS encoding pirin family protein → MLQLRPFESLGHANHGWLDAHHHFSFAEYHDPARMHWGNLRVWNDDLIAAGAGFPPHPHRDMEIITYVREGAITHQDSLGNKGRTEAGDVQVMSAGSGIVHSEYNLEKVDTRIFQIWIIPEKVGDAPSWGTRPFPKGERGEGFVTLASGRAGDEDHLRIRTDARLVAATLKAGESAEYAFDAGRRGYLVPAKGRVEINGLQAKARDGVAIAEESMLRVTALEDSEIVLVDVA, encoded by the coding sequence ATGCTGCAACTGCGACCCTTCGAAAGCCTGGGCCATGCCAACCATGGCTGGCTCGACGCCCACCATCACTTCTCGTTCGCCGAATACCACGACCCGGCGCGCATGCACTGGGGCAACCTGCGGGTCTGGAACGATGACCTGATCGCCGCTGGCGCAGGCTTCCCGCCGCACCCGCACCGCGACATGGAAATCATCACTTATGTGCGCGAAGGCGCCATTACCCACCAGGACAGCCTGGGCAACAAGGGCCGTACCGAGGCGGGCGACGTGCAGGTGATGAGTGCCGGCAGCGGGATCGTCCACAGCGAGTACAACCTGGAGAAGGTCGATACACGGATCTTCCAGATCTGGATCATTCCAGAGAAGGTCGGCGACGCGCCGTCCTGGGGCACCCGCCCCTTCCCCAAAGGCGAACGTGGTGAGGGCTTCGTGACCCTGGCCAGCGGCCGTGCCGGAGATGAAGACCACCTGCGCATCCGCACCGATGCGCGCCTGGTGGCGGCCACCCTGAAGGCTGGGGAAAGCGCCGAGTATGCCTTCGATGCTGGCCGCCGCGGTTACCTGGTGCCGGCCAAGGGCCGAGTCGAGATCAACGGTCTGCAGGCCAAGGCCCGTGACGGCGTGGCGATCGCGGAGGAATCCATGCTGCGGGTGACTGCGCTGGAAGACAGCGAGATCGTCCTGGTCGATGTGGCCTGA
- the hisN gene encoding histidinol-phosphatase, with protein sequence MSLTAEQTGEFRAFAEQLADAAASAIKPYFRAELQVEDKGGRLYDPVTVADKAAEDAMRALIQARYPQHGILGEEQGTVQGSSPLHWVLDPIDGTRAFITGLPLWGTLIALNDGERPVIGVMNQPFTGERFVGTPEGAWRSGTPLKTRACGDLASATLMCTTPDMFDTPARKAAFEQVAGQARLMRYGGDCYAYCMLASGFVDVIVEASLQPYDVQALMPIIEGAGGVITAWDGSSAQNGGCVVACGDPALHAQMLEKLRHAM encoded by the coding sequence ATGTCCCTGACTGCCGAACAGACTGGCGAATTCCGCGCCTTCGCCGAACAGCTGGCCGATGCCGCCGCCAGCGCGATCAAGCCGTATTTTCGCGCTGAGCTGCAGGTCGAGGACAAGGGCGGGCGCCTGTATGATCCGGTCACCGTGGCCGACAAGGCCGCCGAGGACGCCATGCGCGCACTGATCCAGGCGCGTTACCCGCAGCACGGCATTCTGGGCGAGGAGCAAGGGACGGTTCAGGGCAGCAGCCCGTTGCATTGGGTGCTCGACCCCATCGACGGCACCCGTGCCTTCATCACCGGTTTGCCACTGTGGGGCACGCTGATCGCGCTCAACGACGGTGAGCGCCCAGTCATCGGCGTGATGAACCAGCCGTTCACCGGCGAGCGTTTCGTCGGCACGCCCGAGGGCGCCTGGCGCAGCGGCACGCCGCTGAAGACCCGTGCTTGCGGCGATCTGGCCAGCGCCACGTTGATGTGCACCACCCCGGACATGTTCGACACGCCAGCGCGCAAGGCCGCCTTCGAGCAGGTGGCCGGTCAGGCCCGGCTGATGCGCTACGGCGGCGACTGCTACGCCTACTGCATGCTGGCCTCGGGCTTCGTCGACGTGATTGTCGAGGCCAGCCTGCAACCCTACGACGTGCAGGCGCTGATGCCGATCATCGAAGGAGCGGGCGGGGTGATCACTGCCTGGGATGGCAGCAGCGCGCAGAACGGCGGTTGCGTGGTGGCCTGCGGCGATCCGGCCTTGCATGCACAGATGCTGGAGAAGCTGCGTCACGCCATGTGA
- a CDS encoding helix-turn-helix transcriptional regulator yields MNSHLLFPQIGKVIASTGSRHFPRHLHDLIQTHLTIDATHIRRIRVAPACSPQVEATLLSETVFSAGEPSDAFDDPARLHLARRKNGYHYEITVLRADPRYGFSATERSRLEAISPLLLPMLEKHISALQPATLPASEPESLEQRFEERLRQTGIALSEREMQVCAGLLAGHTAPQQAERLQLKVNTVESYLRRAAIKLGISGRHSLMRWMYGELSL; encoded by the coding sequence ATGAATTCGCACCTGCTGTTTCCGCAGATCGGCAAAGTCATAGCCAGCACCGGCAGCCGCCATTTCCCCCGGCATCTGCACGACCTGATCCAGACCCACCTGACCATCGACGCCACCCATATCCGCCGGATCCGGGTGGCGCCTGCGTGCTCACCGCAGGTCGAAGCCACCCTGCTCAGCGAGACGGTGTTCAGCGCCGGCGAACCGAGCGATGCCTTCGACGACCCGGCGCGCTTGCACCTGGCCCGGCGCAAGAATGGCTACCACTACGAGATCACCGTGCTGCGCGCCGATCCACGCTATGGATTCTCCGCCACCGAGCGCAGCCGATTGGAGGCCATTTCGCCGTTGTTGTTGCCCATGCTGGAAAAACACATCAGTGCCTTGCAGCCAGCCACGCTCCCGGCAAGCGAACCGGAAAGCCTGGAACAACGTTTCGAGGAGCGCCTGCGCCAGACCGGCATCGCCCTGTCGGAGCGGGAAATGCAGGTGTGCGCTGGATTGCTGGCCGGGCATACGGCGCCGCAACAAGCCGAGCGCTTGCAGTTGAAGGTCAATACCGTGGAAAGCTACCTGCGCCGCGCGGCGATCAAGCTGGGCATCAGCGGGCGGCATTCGCTGATGCGCTGGATGTACGGCGAGCTCAGCCTTTGA
- a CDS encoding VOC family protein, which translates to MHPKNLICLWYDNDAEAAANFYASIFPDSQVTAVHLAPGDFPSGKQGDVITVEFTVMGIPCIGLNGGDTFRHSEAFSFQVATDSQEETDRYWNAIVDNGGQASVCGWCKDKWGLSWQISPRLLTQAVAGSDRAAAKRAWEAMMTMGKIDIAAIEKAIKG; encoded by the coding sequence ATGCATCCCAAGAACCTGATCTGCCTCTGGTACGACAACGACGCCGAAGCCGCGGCGAACTTCTACGCCAGCATCTTCCCCGACAGCCAGGTAACCGCGGTGCACCTGGCGCCGGGAGACTTCCCCTCCGGCAAGCAAGGTGATGTGATCACGGTGGAATTCACCGTGATGGGCATACCTTGCATTGGCCTCAACGGCGGCGATACCTTCCGCCACAGTGAAGCCTTCTCGTTCCAGGTGGCGACCGACTCCCAGGAGGAGACCGACCGCTACTGGAACGCCATCGTCGATAACGGTGGCCAGGCCAGCGTGTGCGGTTGGTGCAAGGACAAGTGGGGGCTGTCGTGGCAGATCAGCCCGCGCCTGCTCACCCAGGCCGTGGCGGGCAGCGATCGTGCGGCGGCCAAGCGCGCCTGGGAGGCGATGATGACCATGGGCAAGATCGATATCGCCGCGATCGAGAAAGCCATCAAAGGCTGA
- a CDS encoding DUF2388 domain-containing protein, which produces MSRARLLLAGLAFAGQAWAMDGKGNSTDHFTVGSSLGTAAASGSTSHSGRTYRAARDDALLFIASDGRLRGARLEQALRAYRQAHPQSLSSDHDLAEAFACLG; this is translated from the coding sequence ATGAGCCGGGCGAGGCTGTTGCTGGCCGGCCTGGCCTTTGCCGGCCAGGCTTGGGCGATGGACGGCAAGGGCAACTCGACTGACCATTTCACCGTGGGCTCCAGCCTGGGCACGGCGGCCGCCAGTGGCTCGACCAGCCACTCGGGCCGCACCTACCGGGCGGCCCGCGACGATGCCTTGTTGTTCATCGCCTCGGACGGCCGTTTGCGCGGCGCGCGGCTGGAGCAGGCGTTGCGTGCGTATCGCCAGGCGCATCCGCAGAGTCTGTCCAGCGATCATGACTTGGCCGAGGCGTTTGCCTGCCTGGGGTGA
- a CDS encoding VOC family protein — MLVTPLLRCANLEQTRQYYRDVLGFTVSDSAGSTLTVCLQDSHLLFTEQDLWPPQPIGCTGTFYLAIEGIEAYFQQVRAQAEIAWPLQDMDYGAREFGVLDCNGYYLAFSQRRSDAADAVSAAS; from the coding sequence ATGCTCGTCACGCCATTGTTGCGCTGCGCCAATCTGGAGCAAACCCGCCAGTACTATCGGGACGTACTGGGTTTCACCGTGTCCGACAGCGCAGGCTCGACCTTGACCGTGTGCCTGCAGGACAGCCACCTGCTGTTCACCGAACAGGACCTGTGGCCGCCGCAACCGATCGGCTGCACCGGGACGTTCTACCTGGCGATCGAGGGTATCGAGGCGTATTTCCAGCAGGTACGGGCGCAGGCTGAAATCGCCTGGCCGTTGCAGGACATGGATTACGGCGCGCGAGAGTTCGGCGTGCTCGATTGCAACGGTTACTACCTGGCCTTCAGCCAGCGGCGCAGCGATGCCGCTGACGCGGTATCGGCCGCTTCATGA
- a CDS encoding protein phosphatase 2C domain-containing protein, with the protein MHFDLIQALSLAGKHDTPNDDRIGCADSHAWVIDGATDLGEPGLLGARGGAAWLAANAQRAFAGATGVLRPICDSVFEEIAQAYQRDRQRDPVAIWELPRAAFAAVALEGDELVCAHLADCVVLHRSGNAVRFLTPEPDREAEQAEAAALGPGTGAHGVRTPAVLADRRASRERPRAVLGVDAALSREGTLYSRVSATPGDDVLLMSDGFAALFDTYRAYDPDTFIARLHSHGLADLAQTLRAIEQQDAACLDYPRFKMSDDASAIWLRIVGPR; encoded by the coding sequence ATGCATTTCGACCTGATCCAGGCCTTGAGCCTGGCCGGCAAGCACGACACGCCCAACGACGACCGGATCGGCTGTGCCGACAGCCATGCCTGGGTGATCGACGGCGCCACCGACCTCGGCGAGCCAGGCCTGCTCGGGGCACGGGGTGGCGCGGCGTGGCTGGCGGCGAACGCACAGCGCGCCTTCGCTGGAGCCACAGGCGTGCTGCGGCCAATCTGCGACAGCGTGTTCGAAGAGATCGCTCAAGCCTATCAACGCGATCGCCAGCGTGATCCCGTGGCCATCTGGGAACTGCCACGCGCGGCCTTCGCCGCCGTGGCCCTGGAGGGCGATGAACTGGTCTGCGCGCACCTGGCCGATTGCGTGGTGCTGCACCGCAGCGGCAATGCCGTGCGCTTCCTCACCCCAGAGCCGGACCGCGAGGCCGAACAGGCCGAGGCTGCCGCCTTGGGCCCTGGCACCGGTGCCCATGGTGTGCGCACCCCGGCCGTGCTGGCCGACCGCCGCGCGTCCCGCGAACGGCCGCGGGCGGTGCTGGGGGTCGATGCGGCGCTGTCCCGGGAGGGTACGCTCTACTCCCGTGTTTCGGCGACGCCCGGGGACGATGTGCTGTTGATGAGCGACGGCTTCGCCGCGCTGTTCGACACTTACCGCGCCTATGACCCAGATACCTTCATTGCGCGCCTGCACAGCCACGGCCTGGCCGACCTGGCCCAGACGCTGCGCGCGATCGAACAGCAGGATGCCGCCTGCCTGGACTACCCACGCTTCAAGATGAGCGACGATGCCTCGGCGATCTGGTTACGTATCGTCGGCCCCCGGTAG
- a CDS encoding cytochrome D1 domain-containing protein gives MPHTHRKALLPLALASALLIGSPLASADDILLVGNKADASVSALDTRNGKELIRLPVGTGPHEVVVSGNGLLAVVGNYGVQGTANNSLSVIDWPGRKVLRTIDLGQDSRPHGIRFLPDSQRVVVTTEDSERLLIVDLAQGRVLDRIEVGGGKPHMVALSPGADRAYVTHVDGGSLSVVDLLHKKKIADIPTGQGSEGVAVTPTGTQVWVSNRAGDEVVIVDAQRLEVTDRIRTGVFPIRIAMTPDGKYALVTCAKSAELAVIDVAAKKEIKRIGLAREGAEYRRTQLGEEALPIGAVVSPDGKRVYVAISGGDEVAVIDTANWTEKARWQAGPEPDALAIVIQPKAES, from the coding sequence ATGCCCCACACTCATCGCAAAGCCCTCCTCCCCCTGGCCCTGGCCAGCGCCCTGCTGATCGGCAGCCCGCTGGCCAGCGCCGACGATATCCTGCTGGTCGGCAACAAGGCCGATGCCAGCGTCTCGGCATTGGACACCCGCAACGGCAAGGAACTCATCCGCCTGCCGGTCGGCACCGGCCCCCACGAAGTGGTGGTCAGCGGCAACGGCCTGCTGGCGGTGGTCGGCAACTATGGCGTGCAAGGCACGGCCAACAACAGCCTGAGCGTGATCGACTGGCCCGGCCGCAAGGTGCTGCGCACCATCGACCTGGGCCAGGACTCGCGCCCCCACGGCATTCGCTTCCTGCCCGACAGCCAACGGGTGGTGGTCACCACCGAGGACAGCGAGCGCCTGCTGATCGTCGACCTGGCCCAGGGGCGGGTGCTCGACCGTATCGAGGTCGGCGGCGGCAAGCCGCACATGGTCGCGCTGTCGCCCGGCGCCGACCGCGCCTACGTCACCCATGTCGACGGCGGCAGCCTGTCGGTGGTCGACCTGCTGCACAAGAAGAAGATCGCTGACATACCCACTGGACAAGGCAGCGAAGGCGTGGCGGTGACCCCGACCGGGACCCAAGTGTGGGTCAGCAACCGCGCTGGTGACGAAGTGGTGATCGTCGATGCCCAGCGCCTGGAGGTCACCGACCGGATCCGTACCGGGGTGTTTCCGATCCGCATCGCCATGACCCCGGATGGCAAGTACGCCTTGGTCACTTGTGCCAAATCGGCGGAGCTGGCGGTGATCGATGTGGCTGCCAAGAAAGAGATCAAGCGCATCGGCCTGGCCCGTGAAGGCGCCGAATACCGTCGCACGCAACTGGGCGAGGAAGCGCTGCCGATCGGTGCGGTGGTGTCGCCCGACGGCAAACGGGTCTACGTGGCGATCAGCGGCGGCGACGAGGTCGCGGTGATCGATACCGCCAACTGGACCGAGAAGGCCCGCTGGCAGGCAGGCCCCGAACCCGATGCCCTGGCGATCGTGATCCAGCCCAAGGCAGAAAGCTGA
- a CDS encoding OprD family porin, whose protein sequence is MTCKPNLSLATLVALAGFGPGAWAAEAGAEGFIEGSRLSVLNRNFYFNRDHRDGPAPTYNSGKASDNGYSEAWAHALITRFESGFTQGTVGVGVDAFAMLGLKLDTGGGRNGGRSSFDVLPVDRDGQARDEYTKLGGAAKVRLFDTVLRVGDVFPVNPVVAAGDSRLLPESFRGLTLENTSVRGLTLQAGRLHAMSQPVSSDLRENFATFYGGPVDAPWIAYGGGDYTVNDYVSVSLFGSRLKDVWNQYYVGTSVTWPLSDELALLGGFNFYNARDEGRQRLGQFDNDIWSAKVGLRYGAHTLALSHQRNNGDDDFDYLRQSDAIFLDNSIQYSDFNSPKERSWMLRYDLNLAAYGVPGLSLMTRYGRGSDADYSNANAYYMRRDANGDPLTEQKRWERDIEVKYVVQTGAAKDLALRLRQATTRATAFESDLDEVRVIIEYPLSIL, encoded by the coding sequence ATGACCTGTAAACCCAACCTTTCCCTGGCTACCCTGGTAGCCCTGGCCGGCTTCGGGCCTGGCGCCTGGGCCGCTGAGGCCGGCGCCGAGGGCTTTATCGAAGGCAGCCGCCTGAGCGTGCTCAACCGCAACTTCTACTTCAATCGCGATCACCGTGATGGCCCGGCACCCACCTACAACAGTGGCAAGGCCAGCGACAACGGTTATTCCGAAGCCTGGGCCCATGCCCTGATCACTCGCTTCGAGTCGGGCTTCACCCAGGGCACCGTGGGCGTCGGCGTGGATGCCTTCGCCATGCTCGGCCTGAAGCTCGACACCGGTGGCGGACGCAATGGTGGACGCAGCTCGTTCGATGTGTTGCCGGTGGACCGCGATGGCCAGGCCCGCGACGAATACACCAAGCTCGGCGGCGCGGCCAAGGTGCGCCTGTTCGACACTGTGTTGCGGGTGGGCGACGTATTCCCGGTCAACCCGGTGGTGGCTGCTGGCGATTCGCGGCTGTTGCCAGAGAGCTTTCGTGGCCTGACCCTGGAAAACACCAGCGTGCGAGGGCTGACGTTGCAGGCCGGGCGCCTGCATGCGATGAGCCAGCCGGTGTCCAGCGACCTGCGCGAGAACTTCGCAACCTTCTACGGCGGCCCGGTGGACGCGCCCTGGATTGCCTATGGCGGCGGTGACTACACAGTCAACGACTATGTCAGCGTCAGCCTGTTCGGCAGCCGCCTCAAGGATGTGTGGAACCAGTACTACGTCGGTACCAGCGTCACCTGGCCGCTGAGCGATGAGCTGGCGCTGCTTGGCGGTTTCAACTTCTACAACGCCAGGGACGAAGGGCGCCAGCGCCTGGGGCAGTTCGACAACGACATCTGGAGCGCCAAGGTTGGCCTGCGCTATGGCGCGCACACCCTGGCCTTGAGCCATCAGCGCAACAACGGCGACGATGACTTCGACTACCTGCGCCAGTCCGACGCGATCTTTCTCGACAACTCCATCCAGTACAGCGACTTCAACTCGCCTAAGGAGCGTTCGTGGATGCTGCGCTACGACCTGAACCTGGCCGCCTATGGCGTGCCGGGCTTGTCGTTGATGACTCGCTATGGCCGCGGCAGTGATGCTGACTACAGCAACGCCAATGCCTACTACATGCGTCGCGACGCCAACGGCGACCCACTCACCGAGCAGAAGCGCTGGGAGCGGGATATAGAGGTCAAGTACGTGGTGCAGACCGGCGCAGCCAAGGATCTTGCGCTTCGCCTGCGCCAGGCCACCACCCGCGCCACCGCGTTCGAGTCGGACCTCGACGAGGTGCGGGTGATCATCGAGTACCCGCTGTCGATTCTCTGA
- a CDS encoding DUF2790 domain-containing protein, whose amino-acid sequence MLRPTLIAALLALSLSAQATGFSQQRNEQLIEDHQQAVAAYAERRAKPMPEIVDYRYGMKLDVARFVRQSGDPRTCEVVPRLMTFEDSQGTLRTVRYAVMSQCINNK is encoded by the coding sequence ATGCTACGACCGACCCTGATCGCCGCGCTGCTGGCCCTGTCGCTCTCGGCCCAGGCCACCGGCTTTTCCCAGCAACGCAACGAACAACTGATCGAGGATCACCAGCAAGCGGTGGCGGCCTACGCCGAACGCCGCGCCAAGCCGATGCCGGAGATCGTCGACTACCGCTACGGCATGAAACTCGACGTCGCCCGTTTCGTGCGCCAGTCGGGCGACCCGCGCACCTGCGAAGTGGTACCGCGGCTAATGACCTTCGAGGACAGCCAGGGCACCCTGCGTACCGTGCGCTACGCGGTCATGTCGCAATGCATCAACAACAAGTAG